Genomic window (Phacochoerus africanus isolate WHEZ1 chromosome 1, ROS_Pafr_v1, whole genome shotgun sequence):
aggttcccaggctaggggtctaattggagctgtagccaccggcctatgccagagccacagcaacttgggatccgagctgcgtctgggacctacaccacagctcatggcaacgccggatccctaaaccactgagagaggccagggatcgaacccgcaacctcatggttcctagtcggattcgttaaccactgaggcacaacgggaactcctaaactggtTTTCTTTAACTTAAAAAGTAGGGCAAGCAGTGTTACTGGACTGTTGGAAAAGAATACAGGACTTAATATAAGAATCTATACTCTCTTTGGCTAAGATAAGGGCATTTGGGACCCAGTCTTCTAATTTTTCATCTTAAGAATCTGTTGTATCATCACTACAGGAGGCATTACTGAGGGAAGTTAGGCCATGAATTCTAATAAGCAAGATTCATTTCCCCATAGAGTAAAATGATCATTGTGTGAAATACTTCATATTTTGTGTGTTCTTGAAAACTGTAAATTTCAAGCTAGAGAGAGGTctctatttcatgttttatttaaaaatatgcctaACTCCTAACTTGAGCCTCCAAAAGACCATTATCCATTTGCTACCAGTATGACTGGTAGACCTTCCTAAAACAATTATAAGCAACCAGCAGAATAATACTTATTCAGAATAACTGTATAAGTATTTTTCTAGGAACAATTTTCTTCTACATGCAGTGATCTTTTTGAAAGCTACCTTCTTAGTAAGACAAACAAGGCTGGCCCTTCTGGTACATCCTGGTTTATGAATAACTGGGAAAACGGAGCAGCCAGACTTTCTACTTATATTTAACAAGACTTACTAATGTTGAAGATCAACTTTTCTCATGAATGAGGCTTATTTTCCCaactgtggtgaagtggaaaaAGTAAGACTAAAGAGTCAGACCTCGTGGGTTTGATACCAGTTCTCTCACTTATTACCTATAACTCAgctagcctctctgagcctgtttctttaCATGTAGAACTAGGGAGACTGGACAAATAACCCATGAGGCATGTACCAGCTCTGTGACTCTATAATATTCTATGTTACAACTAATGCATAAGGCCCTCAAGACTGTGATTTACACTTTTTCCCAACCCCTGACAGCGTTATGACGACCCCTTACCTAAAAGGAGtgcaacaaatgtttgttgaaccACTTTTAAAAGTCACAGAGATCCACTGTGTCCTGTGATAAATTCGCCctgatccatttctttttttgtataacCACACTTTGCATTTGGGAAGAACAGTCAAAAAGCAGCATCCTCACAAACTTACCCCACTGGAGCGCTCCCAAAGGCTGCAACTTAGATCTCGGATTCTTTCTTGCCTGGGTGCATATTCCAGACCTTGAGGCTTGCTGGcgttataaataaatatggagaGAAGAACTGATGGGGCTTCTAAGAAAAACTCCAGGGAGGGCCTGAAGTCAAAGACCAAGACAGACACTGTTgtgatgatgacagtggtgaCCTGGGCCATCATGACATGAAACATGTTATCCAAGAACTTCAGAATAAAAGCCACTGAGAGGCCCTGGATTGCGGTTACAAAAATCAGGGCTACTGAAAATGcattgtggccataaaaaaacccacagttcTTAATCTGATCACGGTTATTGCTCTGAAGGCCCAGGGtcagtccattaaaaaaaacgCCAAAGAAGTAGAGTTTGCTGTTCTGTATGAAGATGTTTTCTGTGAGCTGGTTCCCTTCCttcattatcttttcattatAGATATTGGccattgaagaaataaaacactggACTATAATAAGAATATGGCCCAAGCCAAGACGGATATGACTGAAAACTGGGGCCGTGGTGTTCCACCGAGCCTCAGAAAAAGTCCACTCTTTTGCTGTGCAATTGTCTTTTCTGGGACACTCACTTCTGAAAAGAAGACAGGAATTGGATGGGTTGAAGAAGGCATCATGATGAAATCCATGCCCTACCAGGTTATGCTGTGACGTCTCAGTCCCAGAAGTGAGGGCCACAATAGACAGAAACAGAATCAGGAGGGAAGCCCACTGTATCCAATTTAGATGCCTCctgttcaaagaagaaaaaagagatctTAATATTAGTTTTTCCCCTTTCCCCTATCAACTGTTTCTGCTGAAAACTCAAATCACTTGAGTATTTCGTTGCATGAACTACACCAGCTTTTTGC
Coding sequences:
- the SLC35A5 gene encoding probable UDP-sugar transporter protein SLC35A5; this encodes MESTCCGHPVLCSWSTMYTFLLGAVFIALSSSRILLVKYSANEENKYDYLPTTVNMCSELVKLVFCVLVSFWVIKKEDRQNRTLRCGSWKKFFNIMKWSVPAFLYYLDNLIVFYVLSYLQPAMAVIFSNFSIITTALLFRIVLKRHLNWIQWASLLILFLSIVALTSGTETSQHNLVGHGFHHDAFFNPSNSCLLFRSECPRKDNCTAKEWTFSEARWNTTAPVFSHIRLGLGHILIIVQCFISSMANIYNEKIMKEGNQLTENIFIQNSKLYFFGVFFNGLTLGLQSNNRDQIKNCGFFYGHNAFSVALIFVTAIQGLSVAFILKFLDNMFHVMMAQVTTVIITTVSVLVFDFRPSLEFFLEAPSVLLSIFIYNASKPQGLEYAPRQERIRDLSCSLWERSSGDGEELERLTKPSDIESD